The following coding sequences lie in one Candidatus Niyogibacteria bacterium genomic window:
- the aspS gene encoding aspartate--tRNA ligase, with the protein MPQRILIKDAINKINENILLKGWVDVRRDHGKLIFLDLRDRSGVVQIVVTPKAEQAYKIAETVRPEWVVEAIGLASERPEKMKNSDLKTGGIEIKVAELKVLSPAETPPIDVSGKGDEINEEARLKYRYLDLRRPRLQKNLRNRHRAAKFIRDFLTERDFLEIETPILTKSTPEGARDYVAPSRLHPGKFYALPQSPQQYKQLLMVAGFERYFQIARCFRDEDTRGDRQPEFTQVDIEMSFMSQEEILNLIEEMFCKMVVKLYPDKKITRTPWPRLDYEEAMEKYGSDRPDLRKNKNDSDELAFAWIINFPLFEKEKKDGHWAPGHHMFTAPKEEDLPKLETSPEQVRSYQHDLVLNGCEIGGGSIRIHDLKIQKKIFDLIGFSKKDTAYFEHMLTAFKYGAPPHGGIAPGLDRLLMILENEPNIREVIAFPKTGDGRDLMMDAPSEISKEQMKELKIKIK; encoded by the coding sequence ATGCCTCAACGGATATTAATTAAAGACGCGATTAATAAAATAAACGAGAATATCCTGCTTAAAGGATGGGTGGATGTCCGGCGCGACCACGGCAAACTTATTTTTTTGGATTTACGCGATCGTTCCGGCGTTGTTCAGATAGTGGTTACTCCGAAAGCCGAACAAGCTTATAAAATTGCGGAAACCGTAAGGCCGGAATGGGTGGTGGAAGCAATTGGTTTGGCAAGCGAACGGCCGGAAAAAATGAAAAATTCCGATTTAAAAACCGGCGGAATAGAAATTAAAGTGGCGGAATTAAAAGTTTTGTCGCCGGCGGAAACGCCGCCAATTGACGTTTCCGGAAAAGGAGATGAAATAAATGAAGAAGCGCGGCTTAAATACCGTTATTTGGATTTAAGGCGGCCGCGGCTTCAGAAAAATTTAAGGAATCGCCATAGAGCCGCTAAATTTATCCGCGACTTTTTAACGGAAAGAGATTTTCTGGAAATAGAAACGCCGATTTTAACCAAATCCACGCCGGAAGGAGCGCGGGATTACGTGGCGCCTTCCCGGCTTCATCCCGGAAAATTTTACGCTCTGCCGCAATCTCCCCAGCAATATAAACAGCTTCTGATGGTTGCTGGTTTTGAACGATATTTTCAGATTGCCCGCTGTTTTCGCGATGAAGACACGCGCGGCGACCGCCAGCCGGAATTTACCCAAGTGGATATAGAAATGAGTTTTATGAGCCAGGAAGAAATTTTGAATTTAATTGAAGAAATGTTTTGTAAAATGGTCGTTAAACTTTATCCTGATAAAAAAATCACGCGAACTCCCTGGCCGCGCTTGGATTATGAAGAAGCTATGGAAAAATACGGTTCGGATCGGCCGGATTTAAGAAAAAATAAAAATGATTCCGATGAATTGGCTTTTGCCTGGATAATAAATTTTCCTCTTTTTGAAAAAGAAAAAAAAGACGGCCATTGGGCGCCCGGCCATCATATGTTTACCGCGCCGAAAGAAGAAGATTTGCCGAAATTAGAAACATCGCCCGAACAAGTCCGTTCTTACCAGCACGATTTAGTGTTAAACGGCTGTGAAATCGGCGGCGGAAGCATTCGGATTCATGATTTAAAAATTCAAAAGAAAATTTTTGATTTAATCGGTTTTTCAAAAAAAGACACGGCATATTTTGAACATATGCTTACGGCTTTTAAATACGGCGCGCCGCCGCATGGCGGCATTGCGCCGGGATTAGACCGGCTTTTAATGATTTTAGAAAATGAGCCGAATATAAGAGAAGTCATCGCTTTTCCTAAAACCGGCGACGGCCGCGATCTGATGATGGATGCGCCGAGCGAAATCAGCAAAGAACAGATGAAAGAATTAAAAATAAAGATTAAATAG
- the gatB gene encoding Asp-tRNA(Asn)/Glu-tRNA(Gln) amidotransferase subunit GatB produces the protein MEYKLAVGLEIHVELKTRTKMFCACLNDSAERHPNINICPICMGHPGTLPVINKRAVENVLRVGLALGGKIPDYSHFDRKNYFYPDLPKGYQISQYKYPLVNGGALILPGSDRKIGIIRVHLEEDTGRLLHDGVDSLVDFNRAGVPLMELVTEPDIFSAIEARAFAEEFQLLLRYLGVSDADMEKGQMRVEANISLGGPAAKLGVKVEIKNLNSFRAVERAIEYENERQEKILKEGGKITQETRGWDENKQKTFSQRIKEEAHDYRYFPEPDLPSLNLTKKEDFDLDALKAALPELPWQKRERLAKEYNLKGDALLMAVRDNKMADFLEKSVSELSEWIKDHALKEKDLIKLAINYITSDLQALIKEKEGTFSELLITPENFAELMKMVIKNEISSRAAKDVLLKMFLSGGDPSEIVESGGLRQINDEFQLKDIIESVVKDNPGPVAEYGKGKETALQFLIGRVVKKTHGRANPLLAVKILREYLRKL, from the coding sequence ATGGAATACAAGCTGGCCGTCGGGCTTGAAATACACGTTGAATTAAAAACGCGGACAAAAATGTTTTGCGCCTGTTTGAATGACTCCGCTGAACGCCATCCCAATATTAATATCTGTCCGATTTGCATGGGACATCCGGGAACTTTGCCGGTAATCAATAAACGGGCGGTGGAGAATGTTTTGCGCGTAGGATTGGCGCTTGGCGGAAAAATTCCGGATTATTCCCATTTTGACCGAAAAAATTATTTTTATCCCGACCTGCCTAAGGGTTATCAGATATCGCAATATAAATATCCGCTGGTGAACGGCGGCGCGCTTATTCTGCCCGGATCGGACAGAAAAATCGGAATTATACGCGTTCATTTAGAAGAAGACACGGGCCGGCTTTTGCATGACGGCGTTGATTCTTTGGTTGATTTCAATCGCGCCGGCGTTCCTTTGATGGAATTGGTGACCGAGCCGGATATTTTTTCGGCAATTGAAGCGCGCGCTTTTGCCGAAGAATTTCAGCTTCTTTTGCGCTATTTGGGAGTTTCCGACGCGGATATGGAAAAAGGCCAGATGAGAGTTGAAGCTAATATCTCACTTGGCGGCCCCGCCGCCAAGTTAGGCGTTAAAGTGGAAATTAAGAATCTTAATTCTTTTCGGGCCGTGGAACGGGCGATTGAATATGAAAATGAAAGACAGGAAAAAATTCTGAAAGAAGGCGGAAAAATAACCCAGGAAACAAGGGGCTGGGATGAAAATAAGCAAAAAACTTTTTCTCAAAGAATAAAAGAAGAAGCTCATGATTATCGTTATTTTCCGGAACCGGATTTGCCATCGTTGAATTTAACGAAAAAAGAAGATTTTGATCTGGATGCCTTGAAAGCGGCTTTGCCCGAATTACCCTGGCAAAAAAGAGAGCGGCTGGCAAAAGAATATAATCTAAAAGGAGACGCCCTTCTGATGGCTGTTCGTGATAACAAGATGGCTGATTTTTTGGAAAAATCCGTGTCAGAACTTTCCGAATGGATAAAAGACCACGCTTTGAAAGAAAAAGATTTAATCAAATTGGCGATAAATTACATTACTTCCGATTTACAAGCGTTAATCAAGGAAAAAGAAGGAACGTTCTCGGAGCTTCTTATTACGCCGGAAAATTTCGCGGAATTGATGAAAATGGTCATAAAAAACGAAATTTCTTCCCGCGCGGCGAAAGACGTTCTTTTAAAAATGTTTTTAAGCGGCGGCGACCCTTCGGAAATCGTGGAAAGCGGAGGATTAAGGCAAATTAACGATGAATTTCAGCTGAAAGATATAATAGAATCAGTGGTAAAAGATAATCCCGGTCCCGTAGCGGAATACGGCAAAGGCAAAGAAACAGCGCTTCAATTTTTGATTGGTCGGGTTGTAAAGAAAACCCACGGTCGTGCCAATCCTTTGTTGGCCGTTAAGATTTTACGCGAATATCTTAGAAAATTATAA
- the dnaJ gene encoding molecular chaperone DnaJ — protein MSKDYYKILGVSQNASQEEIKKSYRRLAHKYHPDKGGGNEEKFKEANEAYQVLGNEKKRREYDRYGQVFGDQGTGQSEPWGFGNFGGAEVNFDFGEIFGDFFGGFGGAGKRQKRGRDISIDVELNFEEAVFGTQRKVLLNKINQCRECGGSGAAKGTKKIKCGVCQGTGTVKETKRSFIGVFSSLSECGQCQGRGEAPEKPCGECRGLGVIKSDAEVIIDIPPGINSDEMIKISGAGEATTDGRSGDLYIKVHIKPHPVFSREGRNLLMDMDIPFSEAILGAEKTVNTLDGAIKVKIPAGVDSGEMLKVRSKGIPFERGRGDLIINLRVKTPKRLSAKAKKLIEELKEEGI, from the coding sequence ATGAGCAAGGATTATTACAAAATTCTCGGCGTTTCTCAAAACGCCAGTCAGGAGGAGATAAAAAAAAGTTATCGCCGTTTGGCGCATAAATATCATCCGGATAAAGGAGGAGGAAATGAAGAAAAATTTAAAGAGGCGAATGAAGCTTATCAGGTGCTGGGCAACGAGAAAAAGCGGAGAGAATACGACCGTTACGGTCAGGTTTTTGGCGATCAAGGAACCGGCCAAAGCGAGCCGTGGGGATTCGGCAATTTCGGCGGCGCGGAAGTTAATTTTGATTTCGGAGAAATCTTCGGCGATTTCTTCGGCGGTTTTGGCGGCGCCGGAAAGCGCCAAAAGCGCGGCCGCGATATTTCCATTGACGTAGAACTTAATTTTGAAGAAGCGGTTTTCGGCACGCAGAGAAAGGTGCTTTTGAATAAAATAAATCAATGCCGCGAATGCGGCGGCAGCGGGGCGGCGAAAGGGACAAAAAAAATAAAATGCGGGGTTTGTCAAGGCACGGGGACGGTTAAAGAAACTAAACGTTCATTTATCGGCGTTTTTTCCAGTTTGAGCGAATGCGGCCAATGCCAGGGCCGCGGCGAAGCGCCTGAAAAGCCCTGCGGAGAATGCCGCGGTTTGGGAGTCATAAAATCCGACGCCGAAGTGATAATAGACATTCCGCCGGGCATAAACAGCGATGAAATGATAAAAATTTCCGGCGCCGGAGAAGCGACAACGGACGGCCGGTCTGGCGATCTTTACATTAAAGTGCATATCAAACCGCATCCTGTTTTTTCGCGGGAAGGCCGCAATCTTTTAATGGATATGGATATCCCATTTTCCGAGGCGATTTTAGGCGCGGAAAAAACAGTCAATACTTTGGATGGAGCGATAAAAGTTAAAATTCCCGCTGGCGTGGATAGCGGTGAAATGCTTAAAGTGCGAAGCAAAGGCATTCCTTTTGAAAGAGGAAGAGGCGATTTAATAATCAATCTGCGGGTTAAAACTCCTAAACGGCTTTCCGCTAAAGCTAAAAAACTCATAGAAGAACTAAAAGAAGAAGGAATTTAA